In Achromobacter spanius, the following proteins share a genomic window:
- a CDS encoding lytic transglycosylase domain-containing protein, translating into MTQAQQSGRYQKTRRKSPQGAFAPDPRAGLRRWLPLLALFTAACAPVDAQQRNAAISAQAQTAAQTSQPAQPVIAVPPAVLAGLPPTADTPALTAVVAAREAMTRKQWSILGALVPQAKPDILGMYPEYWLLRYQLWTVPASGRPTADLQRFISSNGDAYLADRLRGDWLLAAARSGDFDTVRKLAPVKNSNAQIECAILDAKHMSGQRATAEQAMSAFAPGSACWALYDQLVADGVLGWEQLEPQLRDAIEADKTSDARKLVQYMFEPRDLKTYDVLMKDPMKWLTRQDRMPVGRNEKELVTIALARLARSDVSVADSYLRREWAKSMSKPNLAWVRGQYALVAALRMDSRADDWYHEAGHIRMTEYNAGWKVRAALRQPKIDWKWVIASIDEMPASQRNDPSWVYWKARGLAATGRKDDANALYASIADRFDFYGQLSSEELGRRINVPPRPAPITDSEIAEARANPGLQRAVQLFRLGWRGEAVPEWNFTLRGMSDRQLMAAAELARAENIYDRVVNTSDRTEKEFDFTQRFIAPFEGRVTAKANAIALDPAWVYGLIRQESRFIMDARSHVGASGLMQLMPATAKWVAGKIGMTDFTPSSVNDFDTNTVLGTNYLNMVLRDLDGSQMMASAGYNAGPRRPQNWRSTFSHPVEGAIFAETIPFNETRTYVKNVMSNAVYYAAMFSGQSQSLKERLGSITPLGAESTAAR; encoded by the coding sequence ATGACACAAGCGCAGCAATCTGGACGGTATCAGAAAACTCGCCGGAAATCCCCGCAAGGCGCGTTCGCGCCGGACCCCCGCGCTGGCCTGCGCCGTTGGTTGCCCTTGCTGGCGCTGTTCACCGCCGCCTGTGCGCCGGTTGATGCCCAGCAGCGCAACGCCGCCATCAGCGCGCAAGCCCAAACCGCCGCCCAAACTTCCCAACCCGCCCAACCCGTCATTGCCGTGCCGCCCGCCGTGCTGGCCGGCCTGCCGCCCACCGCTGATACGCCCGCGCTGACCGCCGTGGTTGCCGCGCGCGAGGCCATGACGCGCAAGCAATGGTCCATCCTGGGCGCGCTGGTGCCGCAGGCCAAGCCCGACATCCTGGGCATGTACCCCGAATACTGGCTGCTGCGCTATCAACTCTGGACGGTGCCCGCCAGCGGCCGGCCCACGGCCGACCTGCAACGTTTCATCAGCAGCAACGGCGACGCCTATCTGGCTGACCGCCTGCGTGGCGACTGGCTGCTGGCCGCCGCCCGCAGCGGCGACTTCGACACCGTGCGCAAGCTGGCGCCCGTGAAGAACAGCAACGCCCAGATCGAATGCGCCATCCTGGACGCCAAGCACATGAGCGGCCAGCGTGCCACCGCCGAGCAGGCGATGTCGGCGTTCGCGCCGGGCAGCGCCTGCTGGGCGCTGTACGACCAACTGGTGGCGGATGGCGTGCTGGGGTGGGAACAGTTGGAACCGCAGTTGCGCGACGCCATCGAGGCCGACAAGACGTCCGACGCGCGCAAGCTTGTGCAATACATGTTCGAGCCGCGCGATCTGAAAACCTACGACGTCCTCATGAAGGACCCGATGAAGTGGCTGACCCGCCAAGACCGCATGCCGGTGGGCCGCAACGAGAAAGAGCTCGTGACCATCGCGCTGGCCCGCTTGGCGCGTTCGGACGTCAGCGTGGCCGATTCCTACCTGCGCCGCGAATGGGCCAAGTCCATGTCCAAGCCGAATCTGGCCTGGGTGCGCGGGCAATATGCGCTGGTCGCCGCGCTGCGGATGGATAGCCGCGCCGATGATTGGTACCACGAGGCCGGCCACATCCGCATGACGGAATACAACGCCGGCTGGAAGGTGCGCGCCGCGCTGCGTCAGCCGAAGATTGACTGGAAGTGGGTGATTGCCTCGATCGACGAGATGCCGGCGTCGCAGCGCAACGACCCGTCGTGGGTGTACTGGAAAGCGCGCGGGCTGGCGGCCACGGGCCGCAAGGACGACGCCAACGCCCTGTACGCCAGCATTGCCGACCGCTTCGATTTCTACGGCCAGTTATCGTCCGAAGAGTTGGGCCGGCGCATCAACGTGCCGCCGCGCCCGGCGCCCATCACCGACAGCGAAATCGCCGAAGCGCGCGCCAACCCCGGCTTGCAGCGGGCCGTGCAATTGTTCCGCCTGGGCTGGCGAGGCGAGGCGGTGCCCGAATGGAACTTCACGCTGCGCGGCATGAGCGACCGCCAACTGATGGCCGCCGCCGAACTGGCCCGCGCCGAGAACATCTACGACCGCGTGGTCAACACGTCTGACCGCACGGAAAAAGAGTTCGACTTCACCCAGCGCTTCATCGCGCCGTTCGAAGGCCGCGTCACCGCCAAGGCCAACGCCATCGCATTGGACCCAGCCTGGGTCTATGGCCTGATCCGCCAGGAATCGCGCTTCATCATGGATGCGCGTTCGCACGTGGGCGCGTCCGGCCTGATGCAGTTGATGCCGGCCACGGCGAAGTGGGTGGCGGGCAAGATCGGCATGACGGATTTCACGCCGTCCAGCGTGAACGATTTCGACACCAATACCGTCCTGGGCACCAACTACCTGAACATGGTGCTGCGCGATCTGGATGGGTCGCAGATGATGGCCAGCGCCGGCTACAACGCGGGGCCGCGGCGTCCGCAGAATTGGCGTTCCACCTTCTCGCATCCGGTTGAAGGCGCCATTTTTGCCGAGACCATCCCGTTCAACGAAACCCGCACCTACGTGAAGAACGTGATGTCCAACGCGGTGTACTACGCGGCGATGTTCAGCGGCCAGTCGCAGTCCCTGAAAGAGCGTCTGGGCAGCATCACGCCGCTGGGCGCCGAGAGCACCGCGGCCCGATGA
- a CDS encoding CCA tRNA nucleotidyltransferase (catalyzes the addition and repair of the 3'-terminal CCA sequence in tRNA; these proteins belong to the CCA-adding enzyme subfamily 2 which does not have phosphohydrolase activity) produces the protein MPGPTQDPAIDGLQVYIVGGAVRDALLGLRPGDHDWVVVGATPEDMVRRGFIPVGGDFPVFLHPRTKEEYALARTERKSGRGYKGFTFYTGADVTLEEDLRRRDLTVNAIAQTQDGELVDPLDGAADVRARVFRHVGEAFQEDPVRILRLGRFAARFDDFTVAPETLALCQRMVQEGEADALVAERVWKELSRGLMAKKPSRMLDVLRDSGALARVMPELQGVSEAGANVDRAAEQGLSLAGRYALLCRLTPEREALGRRMRVPTECNDYARLLPEVLTGLDAVERDTDADMASDESTEAQLALMERADALRKPDRFFDLLKTASILRPVDMAVWQSRVDAVRGVDAGAIAKACAGDPARIKSSVRRARLDRLRAG, from the coding sequence ATGCCGGGCCCGACGCAAGACCCGGCCATCGACGGCTTGCAGGTGTATATCGTGGGCGGCGCGGTGCGTGACGCGCTGCTGGGCCTGCGGCCCGGCGACCACGACTGGGTCGTGGTGGGCGCCACGCCTGAAGACATGGTGCGCCGTGGGTTCATTCCCGTCGGCGGCGATTTTCCCGTGTTCCTGCACCCGCGCACCAAAGAGGAATACGCGCTGGCGCGCACCGAACGCAAGTCCGGCCGGGGCTACAAGGGCTTTACCTTCTATACCGGCGCCGACGTGACGCTGGAAGAAGACCTGCGTCGCCGCGACCTCACCGTCAATGCCATCGCCCAGACGCAAGACGGCGAATTGGTCGACCCGCTGGACGGCGCGGCCGATGTGCGCGCTCGCGTGTTTCGCCACGTGGGGGAAGCGTTTCAGGAAGACCCCGTGCGCATCCTGCGACTGGGCCGCTTCGCGGCGCGTTTCGATGATTTCACCGTGGCGCCCGAAACCCTGGCGCTGTGCCAGCGCATGGTCCAGGAAGGCGAGGCCGACGCGCTGGTGGCCGAGCGCGTCTGGAAAGAACTGTCGCGCGGCCTCATGGCGAAGAAGCCGTCGCGCATGCTGGACGTGCTGCGAGATTCCGGCGCGCTGGCCCGTGTGATGCCCGAACTGCAAGGGGTCAGCGAAGCTGGCGCCAACGTGGACCGGGCGGCGGAGCAGGGCTTGTCGCTGGCGGGGCGCTACGCCTTGCTGTGCCGCCTGACGCCCGAGCGCGAGGCGCTGGGCCGGCGCATGCGCGTCCCCACCGAATGCAACGACTACGCGCGTTTGTTGCCGGAGGTGCTGACGGGTCTGGATGCGGTGGAACGTGATACAGACGCGGACATGGCCAGTGACGAGTCCACGGAAGCGCAGTTGGCGTTGATGGAGCGCGCCGATGCGCTGCGCAAGCCTGACCGGTTTTTTGATCTGTTGAAGACGGCGTCGATCTTGCGGCCCGTGGACATGGCCGTGTGGCAGTCGCGGGTGGACGCCGTGCGCGGTGTGGATGCCGGCGCCATCGCCAAGGCCTGCGCCGGCGACCCGGCCCGTATCAAGAGCAGCGTCCGGCGCGCGCGGCTGGACCGGCTGCGCGCCGGCTGA
- a CDS encoding class I SAM-dependent methyltransferase produces MQRPAPANLPPLSPAAQAHSDATAAHLRKTISANGGWLPFDHWMAEALYAPGLGYYAAGNVKLADTDDGAKTPAGDFVTAPQLTPLFARTIARQAAQVLRQTQTQTVLEFGAGTGALAEGVLRELDALGLDQTQYLILEVSADLRARQAERLASFGNRVQWLDSLPDAFAGCVLANEVLDAMPVSLFCWSEDGAVLERGVALDAQQGFVWSDRPAPAALAQAVAARMPALPGYVSEINLQGEAWIAAMGSWLERGAALLVDYGFPRSEYYHPQRAGGTLMCHLRHHAHGDPFTAPGLQDITAHVDFTAMADAALEANLQVLGYTSQARFLMNAGLMDLLAQLDPSDAQQYAQAVAPVQKLLSEAEMGELFKVLAVGRGMTEPLAGFSRGDRLGKL; encoded by the coding sequence ATGCAACGCCCCGCGCCCGCCAACCTCCCCCCCCTGTCCCCCGCCGCCCAGGCGCACAGCGACGCCACCGCCGCGCACTTGCGCAAGACAATCTCCGCCAATGGCGGCTGGTTGCCGTTCGATCACTGGATGGCGGAGGCGCTGTACGCGCCCGGGCTGGGCTACTACGCGGCCGGCAACGTCAAGCTGGCCGATACGGATGACGGCGCCAAGACGCCTGCCGGCGACTTCGTCACCGCGCCGCAACTGACTCCGCTGTTCGCCCGCACCATCGCCCGCCAGGCGGCCCAGGTGCTGCGCCAAACCCAAACGCAAACGGTGCTGGAATTTGGCGCGGGGACCGGCGCACTGGCTGAAGGCGTGCTGCGCGAGCTGGACGCGCTGGGGCTGGACCAGACGCAATACCTGATCCTGGAAGTGTCGGCCGACCTGCGCGCGCGTCAGGCCGAAAGGCTGGCGTCGTTCGGCAACCGCGTGCAATGGCTGGATTCACTGCCCGACGCGTTCGCGGGCTGCGTGCTGGCCAACGAGGTGCTGGACGCCATGCCCGTTTCCCTGTTCTGCTGGAGCGAAGACGGCGCCGTGCTGGAGCGCGGCGTGGCGTTGGATGCGCAGCAAGGCTTTGTCTGGAGCGACCGGCCCGCGCCGGCCGCACTGGCGCAGGCCGTGGCGGCGCGCATGCCGGCGTTGCCCGGGTACGTGTCCGAAATCAATCTGCAGGGCGAAGCCTGGATCGCCGCCATGGGTAGCTGGCTGGAGCGCGGCGCGGCGCTGCTGGTGGATTATGGTTTTCCGCGCAGCGAGTACTACCATCCGCAACGCGCGGGCGGCACGCTCATGTGCCATTTGCGCCATCACGCGCATGGGGATCCCTTCACCGCGCCGGGGTTGCAGGACATCACCGCCCACGTGGATTTCACGGCCATGGCGGATGCGGCGCTCGAGGCCAATTTGCAGGTGTTGGGTTACACATCCCAGGCGCGCTTTCTGATGAACGCCGGGCTGATGGATCTGCTGGCGCAACTGGACCCGTCGGATGCGCAGCAATACGCGCAGGCGGTGGCGCCGGTGCAAAAGCTGCTGTCCGAAGCCGAAATGGGCGAACTCTTCAAGGTGCTGGCCGTGGGCCGAGGCATGACGGAACCGCTGGCCGGATTCTCGCGCGGCGACCGCCTGGGCAAGCTGTAG
- a CDS encoding DEAD/DEAH box helicase, producing MSFENLGLAPALLSAVQEAGFNTPTSVQAAAIPQALAGHDLMVSSQTGSGKTAAFMLPALHRIAQMPANKGVGVQVLVLTPTRELALQVTEATATYGRKLADLRTATVVGGMPYGAQLKALSRRVDVLVATPGRLIDHLQSGRVKLNTVHTLVLDEADRMLDMGFIEDIETIVSRLPEDRQTLLFSATLDGTIAKLAAKMMRDPQRIEMAGAKEKHTNITQSLLYADDAGHKMQLLDHVLRDAKLDQAIVFTSTKRGADDLADRLADQGFAAAALHGDMNQRQRTRTLSQLQRGQLRILVATDVAARGIDVQGISHAVNFDLPMQAEDYVHRIGRTGRAGRSGLAFTLATHSERHKVRRIEHYIGQTITPETIAGLEPKRTPRPSAGGSGAPRGGKPFGKRPGGFGGSRHEGGGYQGNREGRSFGGPREGAAPRGEFKPREGGYQGNRDSAPREGGYQGNRPFGDRPARSFSDRPSFGDRPQREGGYQGNRPFGDRPPREGGFRGGDRDARPSFGGDRPSFGDRPQRDARPFSERAPREGGFRGADRDARPSFGDRPAREGGFRGGDRPEGGFRAKPSFDKRPGGPAKRFAKPADRRG from the coding sequence ATGTCTTTCGAAAACCTGGGTCTTGCACCCGCTCTGTTGTCGGCCGTTCAAGAAGCTGGCTTCAATACCCCCACCTCGGTCCAAGCTGCCGCCATTCCGCAAGCACTGGCCGGCCACGACCTGATGGTGTCCTCGCAAACGGGCAGCGGCAAGACCGCCGCCTTCATGCTGCCCGCCCTGCACCGTATTGCCCAGATGCCCGCCAACAAGGGCGTCGGCGTGCAAGTGCTGGTGCTGACCCCGACCCGCGAACTGGCCCTGCAAGTCACCGAAGCCACGGCCACCTATGGCCGCAAGCTGGCTGACCTGCGCACCGCCACTGTCGTTGGCGGCATGCCCTACGGCGCCCAATTGAAGGCCCTGTCGCGTCGCGTTGACGTGCTGGTCGCCACCCCCGGCCGCCTGATCGATCACCTGCAATCGGGTCGCGTCAAGCTGAACACCGTGCACACGCTGGTGCTGGACGAAGCCGACCGCATGCTGGACATGGGCTTCATTGAAGACATCGAAACCATCGTCAGCCGCCTGCCGGAAGACCGCCAGACGCTGCTGTTCTCGGCGACGCTGGACGGCACGATTGCCAAGCTGGCCGCGAAGATGATGCGCGACCCGCAGCGTATCGAGATGGCCGGCGCCAAGGAAAAGCACACCAACATCACGCAAAGCCTGCTGTACGCGGACGACGCCGGCCACAAGATGCAGTTGCTGGATCACGTGCTGCGCGACGCCAAGCTGGATCAAGCCATCGTCTTCACGTCCACCAAGCGTGGCGCTGACGACCTGGCCGATCGCCTGGCCGACCAAGGCTTTGCCGCCGCTGCCCTGCATGGCGACATGAACCAGCGCCAGCGCACCCGTACGCTGTCGCAACTGCAACGCGGCCAACTGCGCATTCTGGTTGCCACCGACGTTGCCGCCCGCGGCATCGACGTGCAAGGCATCAGCCACGCCGTCAACTTCGACCTGCCGATGCAAGCCGAAGACTACGTGCACCGTATCGGCCGTACCGGCCGCGCCGGTCGCAGCGGCCTGGCGTTCACGCTGGCCACGCACTCCGAGCGCCACAAGGTTCGCCGTATCGAGCACTACATCGGCCAAACGATTACGCCGGAAACCATCGCCGGTCTGGAACCCAAGCGCACGCCGCGTCCGTCGGCCGGCGGCAGCGGCGCCCCGCGCGGCGGCAAGCCGTTCGGCAAGCGTCCTGGCGGTTTTGGTGGTTCGCGCCATGAAGGCGGCGGCTACCAAGGCAACCGCGAAGGCCGTTCGTTTGGCGGCCCGCGTGAAGGCGCCGCTCCCCGTGGCGAATTCAAGCCGCGTGAAGGTGGTTACCAAGGCAACCGCGACAGCGCCCCGCGCGAAGGCGGCTACCAAGGCAATCGCCCCTTCGGCGACCGTCCGGCCCGTTCGTTCAGCGATCGTCCCAGCTTCGGTGATCGTCCCCAACGCGAAGGCGGCTACCAGGGCAATCGCCCGTTCGGCGACCGTCCCCCGCGTGAAGGCGGCTTCCGTGGTGGTGACCGTGATGCCCGCCCGAGCTTCGGCGGCGACCGTCCCAGTTTTGGCGACCGCCCCCAGCGCGATGCCCGCCCGTTCAGCGAACGCGCTCCCCGTGAAGGCGGTTTCCGCGGCGCTGACCGTGACGCCCGCCCCAGCTTCGGCGATCGTCCCGCTCGTGAAGGCGGCTTCCGTGGCGGTGACCGTCCGGAAGGCGGCTTCCGCGCCAAGCCCTCGTTTGACAAGCGCCCCGGCGGCCCCGCCAAGCGTTTCGCCAAGCCGGCTGATCGCCGCGGCTAA
- a CDS encoding uracil-DNA glycosylase, with protein sequence MPIDNRLTPNALAAQTAELPAAWAAAFAPRVVADALASATAHVEKRLADGAVVYPATPFRALHGLAPSDVRVVILGQDPYHGPGQAQGLAFSVPDDCKRPPSLRNIFNEIAQEYPGTAIPAGNDLSPWAEQGVLLLNTCLTVEDGQPASHAKRGWETVTDALISLVARDPAPKVFMLWGAHAQAKRLLLPDNNRHLVLMSNHPSPLSARRPPVPFLGCGHFQMTNAWLVNQGKNPIDWGLDKKVIPLQGEIRL encoded by the coding sequence ATGCCGATTGATAACCGCCTGACTCCCAACGCCCTTGCCGCCCAGACGGCTGAACTTCCCGCCGCCTGGGCTGCGGCTTTCGCGCCACGCGTCGTGGCCGATGCGCTGGCCTCGGCCACCGCCCACGTGGAAAAGCGCCTTGCAGACGGCGCGGTCGTGTACCCGGCCACGCCGTTTCGCGCCCTGCACGGCCTGGCGCCTTCGGATGTGCGCGTGGTGATCCTGGGACAAGACCCCTACCATGGCCCCGGCCAAGCCCAAGGGCTTGCGTTCTCGGTGCCCGATGACTGCAAGCGCCCGCCCAGCCTGCGCAACATCTTCAACGAAATCGCGCAGGAATACCCCGGCACCGCCATTCCCGCCGGCAATGACCTCAGCCCCTGGGCGGAACAGGGGGTGTTGCTCTTGAACACCTGCCTGACGGTGGAAGACGGCCAGCCCGCCTCGCACGCCAAGCGCGGCTGGGAAACGGTGACCGATGCGCTGATCTCATTGGTTGCGCGCGACCCCGCACCCAAGGTGTTCATGCTGTGGGGCGCCCATGCGCAGGCCAAGCGATTGTTGCTGCCGGACAACAATCGCCACCTGGTGTTGATGTCCAACCACCCCTCGCCACTGTCCGCCCGCAGGCCGCCCGTGCCTTTCCTGGGCTGCGGGCACTTTCAGATGACCAACGCATGGCTGGTGAACCAAGGGAAAAACCCTATTGATTGGGGGCTGGACAAAAAAGTAATTCCCTTGCAGGGCGAAATCAGGTTATGA
- the nhaA gene encoding Na+/H+ antiporter NhaA gives MNQQATPHRPVSFLQAFLRSEALGGYVLMAAALVALIIANSPAAPVYFDVLGAKLGFEAGPVVLKETVLHWINDGLMAVFFLLVGLEIKREVMDGQLRGVGRIVLPGVAAVGGMAVPALIYVLINLGSPETLRGWAIPAATDIAFALGILALLGSRVPTSLKIFLTALAILDDLGAIVIIALFYTSELQVFALGMAGALLACLFCLNRAGVLRLTPYLLIGAVLWYFVLKSGVHATLAGVALALTIPLRPRNQGKPEAHSPLHDLEHALHKPVALLIVPIFGFANAGVSFAGMGLSSLAQPVPMGVALGLFLGKQLGVFGFAWLAIKSGIASLPRHATMTQVYGVSMLCGIGFTMSLFIGALAFTDAATIDATKIGVLTGSLLSAVLGFLLLRMSGAPAAEVTATEAAR, from the coding sequence TTGAACCAGCAGGCCACGCCCCATCGCCCCGTCTCCTTCCTCCAGGCGTTCCTGCGTTCAGAAGCGCTGGGCGGTTACGTGCTCATGGCCGCCGCGCTGGTCGCCTTGATCATCGCCAACAGCCCGGCCGCCCCTGTTTACTTCGATGTGCTGGGGGCCAAGCTGGGCTTCGAAGCCGGCCCCGTCGTGCTCAAGGAAACGGTGCTGCATTGGATCAATGACGGTCTGATGGCGGTGTTCTTCCTGTTGGTGGGCCTGGAGATCAAGCGCGAGGTCATGGACGGCCAACTGCGTGGCGTCGGCCGCATCGTGCTGCCGGGCGTTGCCGCCGTGGGCGGCATGGCGGTGCCCGCGCTGATCTATGTGCTGATCAATCTGGGCAGCCCCGAAACCCTGCGCGGCTGGGCCATTCCTGCCGCGACCGACATCGCGTTCGCGCTGGGCATCCTGGCCTTGCTGGGCAGCCGCGTGCCGACGTCCTTGAAGATCTTCCTGACCGCGCTGGCCATCCTGGATGACCTGGGCGCCATCGTCATCATCGCGTTGTTCTATACGTCGGAATTGCAAGTGTTCGCGCTGGGCATGGCGGGCGCGCTGCTGGCCTGCCTGTTCTGCCTGAACCGCGCCGGCGTGCTGCGCCTGACGCCCTACCTGCTGATCGGCGCCGTGCTCTGGTATTTCGTCCTGAAGTCCGGCGTGCATGCCACCTTGGCCGGCGTGGCGCTGGCGCTGACCATCCCGCTGCGGCCGCGCAACCAAGGCAAGCCGGAGGCCCATTCCCCCCTGCATGACCTGGAGCACGCCCTGCACAAGCCCGTGGCGTTGCTGATCGTGCCGATTTTCGGATTCGCCAACGCGGGCGTGTCGTTCGCGGGCATGGGCCTGTCCAGCTTGGCGCAGCCCGTACCCATGGGCGTGGCGCTGGGCCTGTTCCTGGGCAAGCAGTTGGGCGTGTTCGGCTTCGCCTGGCTGGCCATCAAGAGCGGCATCGCCAGCCTGCCGCGCCATGCGACGATGACGCAGGTATATGGTGTGTCGATGCTTTGCGGCATTGGTTTCACCATGAGCCTCTTCATTGGCGCCCTGGCCTTCACCGATGCCGCCACCATCGACGCCACCAAGATCGGCGTGCTGACCGGCTCCTTGCTTTCCGCCGTGCTGGGCTTCCTGCTGCTGCGCATGAGCGGTGCGCCGGCAGCGGAAGTTACCGCGACCGAGGCCGCGCGTTAA
- a CDS encoding hydrogenase, translating to MPLDPLSVLMYRPATSSVRRLVDIGRALPSPAVSAPHGAYEVLRLTPSMRLLTWRREGARFDLSGTGRIQVWAGTRLAASECADDCRIHGIPPLEQDDVAYLEAYLLARDRAWNNSNSPENSTLR from the coding sequence ATGCCTCTTGATCCTCTTTCCGTGCTGATGTACCGGCCAGCAACATCCAGTGTCCGCCGTCTGGTGGACATCGGTCGCGCTCTGCCTTCTCCGGCCGTATCCGCTCCGCATGGGGCCTACGAAGTGCTGCGCCTGACGCCCAGCATGCGCCTGTTGACGTGGCGGCGCGAAGGCGCGCGCTTCGATTTGTCTGGCACAGGCCGAATCCAGGTGTGGGCTGGCACGCGATTGGCGGCGTCCGAGTGCGCCGACGACTGCCGCATACATGGCATTCCACCCCTTGAGCAGGACGACGTGGCCTATCTGGAAGCCTATCTTTTGGCCCGCGACCGCGCATGGAACAATTCCAACTCGCCCGAAAATTCGACGCTCCGATGA
- a CDS encoding glycosyltransferase has product MTPPVFDSPTGKAGARLRILHTEAATSFGGQEFCIFKEMVAMRDRGHHLELVCQPGAELGDRLSQAGFTVHRIVMDGPGNFLRGVAFVRRLLRRERFDVLNTHSRRDTVLAALGARLAGTPLIVRTRHLAKPINSLYAYTWLAHRVIAVSRYVRRQLLDGGARPESVATIHSPVVLPQVREGVSLRQELGLPQDALVVGCVAVMRAEKGHGDLIDAFEQISARFPTAHLVLVGDGMPLFEQLQAKVAALGLAQRVHFTGRRHDIGNVLMAFDVFALATHREALGTVFIEAAAMGLPVIGTNVGGVPETMQAGVTGLLVPPRDPAALAAALASLLGDPGLRRRMGDAGRERIRGEGLFSAERIAGQVEHAYTSWLAERGCPDREARSA; this is encoded by the coding sequence ATGACGCCACCTGTCTTTGATTCGCCGACCGGCAAGGCCGGCGCCCGTTTGCGCATCCTGCATACGGAGGCCGCCACCTCGTTCGGTGGGCAGGAGTTCTGCATCTTCAAGGAGATGGTCGCGATGCGCGACCGTGGCCACCATCTGGAACTGGTCTGCCAGCCGGGCGCGGAACTGGGCGACCGACTGAGCCAGGCGGGGTTCACGGTGCACCGCATCGTGATGGACGGCCCCGGCAATTTCCTGCGTGGCGTGGCGTTCGTGCGCCGTTTGTTGCGGCGCGAGCGCTTTGACGTCCTCAACACGCACAGCCGCCGTGACACCGTGCTGGCGGCGCTGGGCGCAAGGCTGGCGGGTACGCCGCTGATCGTGCGTACGCGGCATCTGGCCAAGCCCATCAATTCGCTCTATGCCTATACCTGGCTGGCGCATCGCGTCATCGCCGTCAGCCGGTATGTGCGCAGGCAATTGCTGGATGGCGGCGCGCGGCCGGAATCCGTTGCGACGATCCATTCGCCGGTGGTGCTGCCGCAGGTGCGCGAAGGCGTAAGCCTGAGGCAGGAACTGGGCTTGCCGCAAGATGCGCTGGTGGTGGGTTGCGTGGCCGTCATGCGCGCCGAAAAGGGCCACGGTGACCTGATCGACGCATTCGAACAGATTTCCGCCCGCTTTCCGACCGCGCATCTGGTGCTGGTGGGCGACGGCATGCCGCTCTTCGAGCAGCTGCAGGCCAAGGTGGCGGCGCTGGGGCTGGCGCAGCGGGTCCATTTCACCGGTCGGCGCCACGACATCGGCAATGTGCTGATGGCGTTCGACGTTTTTGCTCTGGCGACGCACCGCGAGGCCTTGGGCACCGTGTTCATTGAGGCCGCGGCGATGGGCTTGCCCGTTATCGGCACCAACGTGGGTGGCGTCCCGGAAACCATGCAAGCCGGCGTGACCGGCCTGCTGGTGCCGCCGCGCGATCCCGCCGCGTTGGCGGCGGCGCTGGCGTCGCTGCTGGGTGACCCGGGCTTGCGGCGCCGGATGGGCGACGCGGGCCGGGAGCGCATCCGGGGCGAAGGATTGTTTTCCGCCGAGCGCATCGCGGGGCAGGTCGAGCACGCTTATACCTCGTGGCTGGCTGAACGAGGATGCCCTGACCGCGAGGCGCGGTCGGCGTAG
- a CDS encoding HIT family protein has product MSARDPNCPLCLEDGGSLLWRGPHLRVIEVNDADYPGFTRVIWNGHLAEMTSLSTHGRDLLMRAVYAVEEAQQSVLAPDKINLASLGNMVPHLHWHVIPRWRGDRHFPDPIWAAPRIAAGAETSEWTDRQARTQALLPRYRNRVVESMNALLMH; this is encoded by the coding sequence ATGAGCGCTCGCGACCCGAACTGTCCGCTATGCCTGGAGGATGGCGGCTCGCTACTGTGGCGCGGGCCGCACCTGCGCGTCATCGAGGTCAACGACGCGGACTACCCGGGTTTTACCCGCGTGATCTGGAACGGCCATCTGGCCGAAATGACCAGCCTGTCCACGCATGGCCGCGACCTGCTCATGCGCGCGGTGTACGCGGTGGAAGAGGCGCAGCAATCGGTGCTGGCGCCTGACAAGATCAATCTGGCGTCGCTGGGCAACATGGTGCCCCACTTGCACTGGCATGTGATTCCGCGGTGGCGCGGTGACCGCCACTTTCCGGACCCGATCTGGGCCGCGCCGCGTATCGCCGCCGGCGCGGAAACCTCGGAATGGACCGACCGCCAGGCGCGCACGCAGGCCCTGCTGCCGCGCTACCGCAATCGTGTGGTGGAAAGCATGAACGCGCTGCTCATGCATTGA